In Clostridium cagae, one genomic interval encodes:
- a CDS encoding glycoside hydrolase family 13 protein produces the protein MKKIWWKEAIGYQIYPRSFKDSNGDGIGDLRGIISKLDYLKELGIDVIWICPMYKSPNDDNGYDISDYQDIMEDFGEMADFDELLTKVHKRGMKLIIDLVINHTSDEHKWFVESKSSKDSPKRDWYVWKEGKDGSEPNNWESIFKGSAWEYDENTEEYFLHLFSKRQPDLNWENPEVRNELYKMVNWWLDKGIDGFRVDAISHIKKDQTFEDIKSKSNERYVSSFEKHMNFPGIHRFLAELSDNTFENYDIMTVGEANGVDSEEAELWVGEEDGKFNMVFQFEHLNLWDYDSENKLSVVGLKKALTKWQNNLNGVGWNALFIENHDIPRVISTWGNDENYRRECAKALGLMYFMQQGTPFIYQGQELGMTNVKFENINKYDDIKSINIFNERVECGVSKEEALKEIWAISRDNSRTPMQWNDSENAGFSNNKPWIDVNSNYKEINVESELKDPNSVLNFYKKMIDVKKNSETLSYGEYKLILDEDENIYSYMRILGDKKYMIICNLSDNENLYKYEKETLTFESLILSNYEVNKHDKINSINLKPWECRLYKLM, from the coding sequence ATGAAAAAAATTTGGTGGAAAGAAGCAATAGGTTATCAAATTTATCCTAGAAGTTTTAAAGATTCTAATGGGGATGGAATTGGTGATTTAAGAGGAATAATATCTAAATTAGATTATTTAAAAGAATTAGGAATAGATGTAATTTGGATATGTCCAATGTATAAATCTCCTAACGATGATAATGGATATGATATAAGTGATTATCAAGATATAATGGAAGATTTTGGGGAGATGGCTGACTTTGATGAATTACTAACAAAAGTTCATAAAAGAGGTATGAAATTAATTATTGACTTAGTTATCAATCATACTAGTGATGAACATAAGTGGTTTGTAGAATCTAAGTCATCTAAAGATAGTCCTAAAAGAGATTGGTATGTTTGGAAAGAAGGCAAAGATGGTTCTGAACCTAATAATTGGGAAAGCATATTTAAAGGTTCTGCATGGGAATATGATGAAAATACAGAAGAATATTTCTTACATCTATTTTCAAAAAGACAACCTGATTTAAATTGGGAAAATCCTGAAGTTAGAAATGAACTATATAAAATGGTAAATTGGTGGTTAGACAAAGGTATCGATGGATTCAGAGTTGATGCTATAAGTCATATTAAAAAAGATCAAACTTTTGAAGATATTAAAAGTAAAAGTAATGAAAGATATGTATCTTCATTTGAGAAACATATGAATTTTCCAGGTATACATAGGTTTTTAGCGGAACTTTCAGATAATACTTTTGAAAATTATGATATTATGACTGTTGGTGAAGCTAATGGAGTTGACTCTGAAGAAGCAGAACTTTGGGTTGGCGAAGAAGATGGAAAGTTTAATATGGTATTCCAATTTGAACATCTTAATTTATGGGATTATGATTCAGAAAATAAATTATCAGTTGTAGGCTTAAAGAAAGCTTTAACAAAATGGCAAAATAATTTAAATGGTGTTGGCTGGAATGCATTATTTATAGAAAATCATGATATTCCAAGAGTTATTTCAACTTGGGGAAATGATGAAAATTACAGAAGAGAATGTGCTAAAGCATTAGGTTTAATGTATTTCATGCAACAAGGAACTCCTTTTATTTATCAAGGGCAAGAACTTGGTATGACCAATGTTAAATTTGAAAATATAAATAAATATGATGATATAAAATCAATAAATATATTTAATGAAAGAGTAGAATGCGGAGTTTCTAAAGAAGAAGCACTTAAAGAAATATGGGCAATATCAAGAGATAATTCTCGTACTCCAATGCAATGGAATGATAGTGAAAATGCTGGATTCTCAAATAATAAGCCTTGGATAGATGTTAACTCAAATTATAAAGAAATAAATGTTGAATCTGAACTAAAAGATCCTAATTCAGTATTGAATTTCTATAAGAAAATGATAGACGTTAAAAAAAATAGTGAAACTTTAAGTTATGGCGAATATAAACTTATTTTAGATGAAGATGAAAATATATATTCATATATGAGAATTTTGGGTGATAAGAAATATATGATTATATGCAATCTATCAGATAATGAAAATTTATATAAATATGAAAAAGAAACATTAACATTTGAAAGCTTAATTTTGTCAAATTATGAGGTAAATAAGCATGACAAAATTAATAGTATAAATTTAAAACCATGGGAATGTAGATTATATAAGTTAATGTAG
- a CDS encoding PTS transporter subunit IIBC has product MKAKKEKLFSFEFWQKFGKALMVVVAVMPAAGLMICLGKLIGMSGDLALMQTIARVVEDLGWGIIGNLHILFAVAIGGSWAKERAGGAFAALIAFILTNRVTGAIFGVSSAMLADKTATVTSLFGKQLIVGDYFTSILGAPALNMGVFIGIISGFLGASLYNKYYNFNKLPNALSFFNGKRFVPFVVIAGSVVMAIVLSIIWPFAQSGLNAFGVWLAESKDTAPILSPFIYGCLERLLLPFGLHHMLTIPVNYTELGGVYTILTGANAGHVIAGQDPLWFAWISDLINLKGAGDMSAYNNLLTTVTPARFKYGQVVLSSASLIGVALAMYKNVDEDKKHKYKSMFLSAGLAVFLTGVTEPIEFMFMFVSPILYGVYAVITGIGFALADIISLRIQAFGFVELLTRVPMFVKAGLSMDLVHFVISAVAFFFLNYCTFNFLIKKFKIATPGRRGNYIDSEEDESSQNASNTTGDELAVKIISLLGERENIIDVDACMTRLRVTVKDKVLVADEKDWKKNGALGLVVKDKGIQAIYGPKADVLKSNIQDILGV; this is encoded by the coding sequence ATGAAAGCGAAAAAAGAAAAGTTATTTTCATTTGAATTTTGGCAAAAGTTTGGTAAGGCACTTATGGTGGTTGTTGCAGTAATGCCAGCAGCAGGATTAATGATTTGTCTTGGAAAATTAATAGGAATGTCTGGAGATTTAGCTTTAATGCAAACCATTGCAAGAGTTGTTGAAGACTTAGGATGGGGGATTATTGGTAATTTACACATTCTATTTGCAGTTGCAATAGGTGGATCTTGGGCGAAGGAACGTGCAGGTGGAGCATTTGCAGCACTGATAGCATTTATACTTACTAATCGTGTTACAGGAGCTATATTTGGAGTGAGTTCAGCAATGTTAGCAGATAAAACTGCAACAGTAACATCACTTTTTGGAAAACAATTAATAGTTGGAGATTATTTTACATCTATACTTGGAGCACCAGCTTTAAATATGGGAGTTTTTATTGGAATTATTTCAGGTTTTTTAGGAGCCTCATTATATAATAAGTATTACAACTTTAATAAACTACCTAATGCATTATCATTCTTCAATGGTAAACGTTTTGTTCCTTTTGTAGTAATTGCAGGATCAGTAGTAATGGCTATTGTACTTTCAATCATATGGCCATTTGCTCAATCAGGATTAAACGCGTTTGGTGTATGGCTTGCAGAATCTAAAGACACAGCACCAATATTATCACCATTTATATATGGCTGTTTAGAACGTTTACTATTACCGTTTGGATTACATCATATGCTTACAATACCAGTAAATTATACTGAATTAGGTGGAGTATATACTATTTTAACTGGAGCTAATGCTGGACATGTTATAGCAGGTCAAGATCCATTATGGTTTGCATGGATATCAGATTTAATAAATTTAAAGGGTGCAGGAGATATGTCTGCATATAATAACTTATTAACAACAGTTACACCAGCAAGATTTAAGTATGGTCAAGTAGTTCTTTCAAGTGCTTCATTAATAGGGGTAGCGCTTGCAATGTATAAGAATGTTGATGAAGATAAGAAACATAAATATAAATCAATGTTTTTATCAGCAGGACTTGCAGTGTTTTTAACAGGTGTTACAGAACCAATAGAATTTATGTTTATGTTTGTATCACCAATTCTTTATGGAGTATATGCAGTTATCACAGGTATAGGATTTGCTTTAGCAGATATTATTAGTTTAAGAATTCAAGCTTTCGGATTTGTTGAATTATTAACTCGTGTACCTATGTTTGTAAAAGCAGGATTATCAATGGATTTAGTGCATTTTGTAATTAGTGCAGTTGCCTTCTTCTTCTTAAATTACTGCACATTTAATTTCTTAATAAAGAAATTTAAGATTGCCACTCCTGGTAGAAGAGGAAACTATATAGATTCAGAAGAAGATGAATCTTCACAAAACGCATCAAATACAACAGGTGATGAATTAGCAGTAAAAATAATTTCATTATTAGGTGAAAGAGAAAATATTATAGATGTTGATGCTTGTATGACTCGTTTAAGAGTAACTGTAAAAGATAAAGTTTTAGTTGCTGATGAAAAAGATTGGAAGAAAAATGGAGCTCTTGGTTTAGTAGTAAAAGATAAAGGAATTCAAGCTATATATGGACCTAAAGCTGATGTTTTAAAATCAAATATTCAAGATATATTGGGAGTGTAG
- a CDS encoding endonuclease/exonuclease/phosphatase family protein, with amino-acid sequence MKLLTLNCHSWQEENQIDKIKYLAKIISEKNYDAIALQEISQSIEAKVINNNLKVDNFAVLLKAELDKYNTNYNFFWDFSHIGYGKYEEGLAVFTKHNIVNEKSFFISKGTDREYWKTRKIVQVTFEYNNENIDLYSCHLGWWEDEEEPFKYQVKRLLEENTSNNITFFMGDFNNNAFVRNEGYDYLVNKGLVDTFNISKEADNGITVKGKIDGWDENKDKLRLDLILSNKKLDVITSKVIFNGTNKDVISDHYGVEISLNL; translated from the coding sequence GTGAAATTATTAACTTTAAACTGTCATTCTTGGCAAGAAGAGAATCAAATAGATAAAATAAAGTATTTGGCTAAGATAATAAGTGAAAAGAATTATGATGCAATAGCACTTCAAGAAATAAGTCAATCAATTGAGGCAAAAGTTATTAATAATAATTTAAAAGTTGATAATTTTGCAGTGTTATTAAAGGCAGAATTAGATAAATATAATACTAACTATAATTTTTTCTGGGATTTCTCTCATATAGGTTATGGAAAATATGAAGAAGGTTTAGCTGTATTTACTAAACATAATATAGTTAATGAAAAGTCATTTTTTATAAGCAAAGGAACAGATAGAGAGTATTGGAAAACTAGAAAAATTGTGCAAGTTACATTTGAATATAATAATGAAAATATAGATCTTTATTCTTGTCATCTAGGTTGGTGGGAAGATGAAGAAGAACCATTTAAATATCAAGTAAAAAGACTATTAGAAGAAAACACTTCTAATAATATAACATTTTTTATGGGTGATTTTAATAATAATGCATTCGTAAGAAATGAAGGATATGATTATTTAGTTAATAAAGGATTAGTTGATACATTTAACATATCAAAAGAAGCTGATAATGGAATTACAGTTAAAGGAAAGATAGATGGCTGGGATGAAAATAAAGATAAGCTAAGATTGGATTTAATTTTAAGTAATAAAAAATTAGATGTAATAACTTCTAAAGTAATCTTTAATGGAACAAATAAAGATGTAATATCTGATCACTACGGTGTTGAAATTAGCCTAAACTTATAA
- a CDS encoding MarR family winged helix-turn-helix transcriptional regulator, with protein MHKQDLDKISDSLLTFLFLVKNNVFSENEFIKNFPKPPKEVEDYMNEFPMPPSHTKVILYLHKSSSSPISQIASNLGISKSNMTPIIDKLIEYGLVNRYPDSKDRRILRVELTAKALDIFEKFRNAAKAKLASKIEILDDDDLYALSDCVSKLYDIMQKIEKK; from the coding sequence ATGCATAAACAAGATTTAGATAAAATTTCCGATTCTTTATTAACTTTTTTATTTTTAGTTAAAAATAATGTATTTAGTGAAAATGAATTTATAAAGAATTTTCCTAAACCACCAAAAGAAGTTGAGGATTATATGAATGAATTTCCTATGCCACCATCTCATACAAAAGTAATTCTGTATCTTCATAAATCAAGTTCTTCACCAATATCTCAAATAGCTAGCAATTTAGGTATATCTAAATCTAATATGACACCCATAATAGATAAGCTTATAGAATACGGTCTAGTTAATAGATATCCAGATTCTAAAGATAGACGAATACTTAGAGTTGAATTAACTGCAAAGGCATTAGATATATTTGAAAAATTCAGAAATGCTGCAAAAGCTAAATTAGCAAGTAAAATTGAAATTTTAGATGATGATGATTTATATGCATTAAGTGATTGTGTATCAAAGCTATACGATATAATGCAAAAAATAGAAAAAAAATAA
- a CDS encoding efflux RND transporter periplasmic adaptor subunit, whose translation MKKYLALLLIFNMMWLVGCGNKDVATEQEKSIAVSVKKSKSSDIENKNMFTGTTKVATETSVTTEMAGTIEKTYVSLGQEVKKGDVLLTLKGDDINNSISQSKAALDLAQANYNNTTSGSIENQTNQLENSVKLAQLQYDEAKRNYDMYTALYQADAISEDQYKKIELSLNQAKQQLDIAQKSYTTTTEKNIPELQALAEKQLEQAKVSYDVAASNLDKLTLVSPVDGVITAKNCDSNEMISQQQPAFIISSPNTLEVNINVAQADINKFSSGQDVEAVIDGQTINGKVEYVPLIVDPQTSLYQVKILIDNSSNTLKAGMSAEVNLSLEKNENTITIPKKAVFEEDGKKYLYIVNDENRAIKTAVETGIETSMDIEVKSGIYSDDTVVVGGITLITDGSKVFPVEKED comes from the coding sequence ATGAAGAAATATTTAGCATTATTATTAATATTTAATATGATGTGGCTAGTTGGATGTGGAAATAAAGATGTAGCAACAGAACAAGAAAAATCAATAGCTGTATCAGTTAAAAAATCAAAAAGTAGCGATATAGAAAATAAGAATATGTTTACAGGTACTACTAAAGTAGCAACTGAAACATCTGTTACAACAGAAATGGCTGGAACAATAGAAAAAACATATGTGTCACTTGGACAAGAAGTTAAAAAGGGGGATGTACTTTTAACTTTAAAAGGTGACGATATTAATAATAGCATTAGTCAATCAAAGGCAGCATTGGATTTAGCACAAGCAAATTATAATAATACTACAAGTGGAAGTATAGAAAACCAAACTAATCAATTAGAAAATTCAGTGAAACTTGCTCAATTACAATATGATGAAGCAAAAAGAAATTATGATATGTATACTGCATTGTATCAAGCAGATGCAATAAGTGAAGATCAATATAAAAAAATAGAGCTTAGTTTAAATCAAGCAAAACAACAACTAGATATAGCTCAAAAATCATATACAACAACAACTGAAAAAAATATTCCTGAATTACAGGCATTGGCAGAGAAGCAATTAGAACAAGCTAAGGTATCATATGATGTAGCAGCAAGTAATTTAGATAAACTTACATTAGTATCACCAGTTGATGGTGTTATTACTGCTAAAAATTGTGATTCAAATGAAATGATTAGTCAACAACAACCAGCATTTATTATTTCTAGTCCAAATACTTTAGAAGTAAATATAAATGTAGCTCAAGCTGATATAAATAAATTTTCATCAGGACAAGATGTAGAAGCTGTAATAGATGGACAAACTATTAATGGTAAGGTTGAATATGTACCTTTAATAGTTGATCCACAAACTTCTTTATACCAAGTAAAGATATTAATAGATAATTCCTCAAATACTTTAAAAGCAGGAATGTCAGCAGAAGTTAATTTGAGTTTAGAAAAGAATGAAAATACAATCACTATTCCTAAAAAAGCTGTATTTGAAGAGGACGGTAAAAAGTATTTATACATAGTAAATGACGAAAATAGAGCTATAAAAACAGCTGTAGAGACAGGAATAGAAACATCAATGGATATTGAAGTTAAATCTGGAATTTATTCTGATGATACAGTAGTTGTTGGAGGAATAACACTTATAACTGATGGAAGTAAAGTATTCCCTGTAGAAAAGGAGGACTAA
- a CDS encoding efflux RND transporter permease subunit, translating to MNLTKTSVKRPLTIIMVFLVVIMFGYIGYLKMPANLMPDIEIPVVMVTTQWPGAGPEDIDQQISGKIEEKLSAVSNVKKTVSMSQESVSMVVAQFEYGTDLNEILNDVRSKVDSVQSTLPDDVTKSTVLKMDMNAEAISQLVISGGHSSEALMKYAEDTIQPKIESAEGVTEAGINGGDKSQVNITVDPAILSNYGVSIQTIKNVLSATNKTFPYGSITQGEDKIVLRGIDELNSLEDVKQVQIPVSGGKTVRLDKICDVEYGFAEKQAIYRYNGQDSLVIDIQKQQDANTVQVMKDVNKIVEKLNLENPEYKIEIVNDSSEYINDSIKSVMQNLAISAVISFLVIFLFLKSMRASLVVAIAIPTSIIGAIALLYFTGETLNMVTLGSLVIAVGMVVDNATVIIENIFQYRKETVLDIDDCSIKGAQTVTNAIVASTLTTVAIFLPILFTEGFTKIMFGALAKTLIYALSLSLIVAVTLVPSIFAKLSKGSNATKLVEKPSPIFDKFNDKYKNVLKVALNHKKIVVLISILLFVASIFGATLIGMDFMASADEGKLSVSISLPEGLELNAGDYYVSMAENNLSDIPEIKTTMTTLASSSRSGGNNANIAIELVPKNERKKSTNDIEKEVVQKMETVPDCEIKVSASSSMVGGSDGVSLELKGPDIDVLEEIAKLAEEKLNSLQGFRNVGTSLSDTTKEAQFKIDKDKVQQYGINTSGIAGLLRTAINGDSVTTATIDDYKVDVNLKFKESSIDSLEDIKQIKVASQSGQEVPIGAFADITMEDSLKSISKSDGDYTITISATVDDLDTSTASKEAINAINELDMPRDYSISFGGATEMMNESMSGLIFAMVVAIILVYMVMVAQFESFSKPFIIMFCIPFAFVGVVIALVITRANLNVVGMLGSILLVGIVVNNGIVLIDYIEQLRKAKPNDNLIDIVSIGSATRLRPVLMTTMTTVVGMIPTALSFGSGGETMQPLAVVIIGGLSVSTLVTLILIPAIYMIFDKVEKKFSSKFNKLKYKITKKVNNLSFRNKEQIDINNEEINYDINLKQIEESTEETLNNNDENK from the coding sequence ATGAATTTAACCAAAACTTCAGTTAAACGTCCTCTTACAATAATAATGGTATTTTTAGTTGTTATTATGTTTGGTTATATAGGTTATTTAAAGATGCCTGCAAATTTAATGCCAGATATAGAAATACCAGTAGTAATGGTAACAACTCAATGGCCAGGTGCAGGACCTGAAGATATAGATCAACAAATAAGTGGAAAAATTGAAGAAAAGCTGTCAGCAGTATCTAATGTTAAAAAGACAGTTTCTATGTCTCAAGAAAGTGTTTCTATGGTTGTAGCACAATTTGAATATGGAACAGATTTAAATGAAATATTAAATGATGTAAGATCAAAGGTAGATTCTGTTCAATCAACTTTACCTGATGATGTTACAAAGTCTACTGTTCTTAAAATGGATATGAATGCTGAAGCAATATCTCAATTGGTTATATCTGGTGGACATAGTTCAGAAGCTTTAATGAAATATGCTGAGGATACTATTCAACCTAAAATTGAATCAGCAGAAGGAGTTACAGAAGCTGGAATCAATGGTGGAGATAAGTCTCAAGTAAATATAACAGTTGATCCAGCGATTTTATCAAATTATGGAGTAAGTATTCAAACTATAAAAAATGTTTTATCAGCTACTAATAAGACTTTTCCATATGGTTCAATAACTCAAGGTGAAGATAAAATAGTATTAAGAGGTATTGATGAATTAAATTCGTTAGAAGATGTAAAACAAGTTCAAATACCAGTAAGTGGTGGAAAAACTGTTAGGTTAGATAAGATATGTGATGTTGAGTATGGATTTGCTGAGAAACAAGCTATATATAGATATAATGGGCAAGATAGTTTAGTAATAGATATTCAAAAACAACAGGATGCAAATACTGTTCAAGTTATGAAAGATGTTAATAAAATAGTAGAAAAACTTAATTTGGAAAATCCTGAATATAAGATTGAGATAGTTAATGACTCTAGTGAATATATAAATGATTCAATTAAAAGTGTAATGCAAAATCTTGCCATAAGTGCTGTTATTTCATTTTTAGTAATTTTTCTTTTCTTAAAGAGTATGAGAGCATCATTAGTTGTTGCTATTGCTATTCCTACATCAATAATAGGTGCTATTGCATTACTTTATTTTACAGGTGAAACTCTTAATATGGTAACATTAGGTTCGCTTGTAATAGCAGTAGGTATGGTTGTTGATAATGCAACAGTTATTATAGAAAATATATTCCAATATAGGAAAGAGACTGTATTAGATATTGATGATTGTTCTATAAAAGGTGCTCAAACCGTAACAAATGCAATAGTAGCATCAACATTAACAACAGTAGCTATATTTTTACCAATTTTATTTACTGAAGGATTTACTAAGATAATGTTTGGTGCCTTAGCTAAGACACTTATATATGCATTATCATTATCCTTAATAGTAGCAGTAACACTTGTTCCTAGTATTTTTGCAAAATTAAGTAAAGGTTCAAACGCTACAAAACTTGTTGAAAAACCATCACCTATTTTTGATAAATTTAATGACAAGTATAAAAATGTATTAAAAGTTGCATTAAACCATAAAAAGATAGTTGTACTTATAAGTATTTTATTATTTGTTGCTTCTATATTTGGAGCTACACTTATAGGTATGGATTTTATGGCATCAGCAGATGAAGGGAAATTAAGTGTATCAATAAGTTTGCCAGAAGGTCTTGAATTAAATGCTGGAGATTATTATGTATCAATGGCAGAAAACAACCTTTCTGATATACCTGAAATAAAGACTACAATGACTACTTTAGCTTCATCATCAAGAAGCGGTGGTAATAATGCTAATATAGCAATAGAACTAGTACCAAAAAATGAAAGAAAGAAGTCTACTAATGACATAGAAAAAGAAGTTGTTCAAAAAATGGAAACTGTGCCTGATTGCGAAATAAAAGTTAGTGCAAGTAGTAGCATGGTTGGAGGTTCAGATGGAGTTTCACTTGAATTAAAAGGACCAGATATAGATGTATTAGAAGAAATAGCAAAACTGGCAGAAGAAAAGTTGAATTCTTTACAAGGTTTTAGAAATGTAGGGACATCTCTTTCTGATACAACTAAAGAAGCACAATTTAAAATAGACAAAGACAAGGTTCAGCAATATGGCATAAATACATCGGGAATAGCAGGTTTGTTACGTACAGCAATAAATGGTGATTCTGTAACAACAGCTACAATAGATGATTACAAAGTTGATGTTAATTTAAAATTCAAAGAATCTAGTATTGATAGTTTAGAGGATATAAAGCAAATTAAAGTTGCTTCTCAAAGTGGTCAAGAAGTTCCAATTGGAGCATTTGCAGATATAACAATGGAAGATAGTTTAAAATCTATTTCTAAAAGTGATGGAGATTATACTATAACTATTTCAGCAACAGTAGATGATTTAGATACAAGTACTGCATCTAAAGAAGCTATAAATGCTATAAATGAATTAGATATGCCAAGAGATTATAGTATTTCATTTGGTGGAGCAACAGAAATGATGAATGAATCAATGAGTGGTTTAATTTTTGCTATGGTTGTAGCAATAATACTTGTTTACATGGTAATGGTTGCTCAATTTGAATCATTTAGCAAACCGTTCATCATAATGTTCTGTATACCATTTGCATTTGTTGGAGTTGTTATTGCATTGGTAATAACAAGAGCAAATCTTAATGTAGTAGGAATGCTAGGCTCTATATTACTTGTAGGTATAGTTGTTAATAATGGTATAGTTTTAATAGATTATATTGAACAACTTAGAAAAGCTAAGCCAAATGATAATTTAATAGATATAGTTTCTATTGGATCAGCAACAAGACTTAGACCAGTTCTTATGACTACAATGACAACTGTTGTAGGAATGATACCAACTGCATTATCTTTTGGTAGTGGTGGAGAAACAATGCAACCTCTTGCAGTAGTAATAATAGGTGGACTTTCAGTATCAACATTAGTAACACTTATATTAATACCTGCTATCTATATGATATTTGATAAGGTAGAAAAGAAATTCTCTAGTAAATTTAATAAACTAAAATATAAAATAACTAAAAAAGTAAATAATTTATCTTTTAGAAATAAAGAACAAATAGATATTAATAATGAAGAGATAAACTATGATATAAATTTAAAACAAATAGAAGAAAGCACTGAAGAAACACTAAATAATAACGATGAAAATAAATAA
- a CDS encoding multidrug transporter: MKKGLKRLVALTIAGLITSISLIQIPANANTSKPILSLEKAIDSAIDNSYQIVLNEEKQDMLEEKDDFYQDVDMDDDGYNDIQMSQNEQKRKFLEDQISVDVTSKYNSMVILEKELENIVIDIEIKTKEYENMELKKKIGLVSTIEMQNAKAELEKLKTEKKSKEQELKNSKKVFKIITDIDVEDYDLEDNVKFKPLKLDESLDSYLDNRIDTYFRYNKKLANWVEDNYSSTAGSKPTPPNENDYKDEEGNTKPEYKDALNNWSTNYYNWISVSLKDIESEYNANTAVDSVNDGKRTMKQTLLTTYTKLVTLEGNITSMKAQLDVLYNKTKITKLQYDLGLATKQEYYKQLLTTEQLEVSYNSLINSYNDLKEKIEKPWTLSSGM, translated from the coding sequence ATGAAAAAAGGTTTAAAAAGATTAGTTGCATTAACTATTGCTGGTTTAATAACTTCAATTTCACTAATTCAAATACCAGCAAATGCAAATACATCTAAGCCAATATTAAGTTTAGAGAAAGCCATAGATTCCGCAATAGATAATAGTTATCAGATAGTATTGAATGAAGAAAAACAAGATATGCTTGAAGAAAAAGATGATTTTTATCAAGATGTTGATATGGATGATGATGGATATAATGATATACAAATGAGTCAAAATGAACAAAAAAGAAAATTTTTAGAAGACCAGATATCTGTGGATGTAACTAGTAAATATAATTCAATGGTAATACTTGAAAAAGAACTAGAGAACATAGTGATAGATATAGAGATTAAGACTAAAGAATATGAAAATATGGAGTTAAAGAAGAAAATCGGATTAGTTAGTACAATTGAGATGCAAAATGCTAAAGCTGAGTTAGAAAAACTTAAAACTGAGAAAAAATCAAAAGAACAGGAACTAAAGAATAGTAAAAAAGTTTTTAAAATAATAACGGATATAGATGTTGAAGATTATGATTTAGAGGACAATGTTAAATTCAAACCATTAAAATTAGATGAATCTTTAGATTCTTATCTTGATAATAGAATAGACACTTACTTTAGATATAATAAAAAATTAGCTAATTGGGTTGAAGATAACTATTCAAGTACAGCAGGATCTAAACCAACACCTCCAAACGAAAATGATTATAAGGATGAAGAGGGAAACACTAAGCCTGAATATAAAGATGCGTTAAATAATTGGTCAACTAATTATTATAATTGGATATCAGTTTCTTTAAAAGATATAGAAAGTGAATATAATGCAAATACAGCAGTAGATTCAGTCAATGATGGAAAAAGAACAATGAAACAAACATTACTTACTACTTATACAAAGCTTGTAACATTAGAAGGTAATATAACTTCAATGAAAGCACAACTTGATGTGCTGTATAATAAAACTAAGATAACTAAGCTTCAATATGATCTTGGACTAGCTACAAAGCAAGAGTATTACAAGCAACTTTTGACTACTGAACAGTTAGAAGTTAGTTATAATTCTTTAATTAACAGTTACAATGATCTAAAAGAAAAAATAGAGAAGCCTTGGACTCTTTCTTCAGGGATGTAA